Proteins encoded in a region of the Muribaculum gordoncarteri genome:
- a CDS encoding outer membrane beta-barrel protein — protein MKKLRQIAIAITFCFSLMPLITFGKNIFIQNENLEPIKGASVTTYNNQMDSLGHFMSAEDGLCNILITQTTTNLIIEHPEYSSRLVNLSSSFNDTITLMKNSVSLKEIVVNGDLMTQHLTHQSYKIPLTSMEKYSNFFQSLNEIPNLVVLGSGALFYEGNQNVVLLLNGVETTQIELSSLSKDDIKNVDIYQTPPARFASQGAASVINVITKSSLTGGNISINANQSFYPLKGDNSMAMFYNYKRSRFSLIFNNENQHYRKYSLDEQLNYSHDNTTYEKIKEGQDSKSHNDENNLSLSFQNNKADSYLYNLNIGAGINHEKLTLAQNVISQQNETTLSATNNLSTGFKKIWIANYFEKNLGKESHSGIILGNVKWQRLFSNYTSSYKEFDSHNLPNINVGSNYKIRYDAIFCEAQYEFPSYSWGQLSIDAYNTYKYSKYLDYESPIFQKNNNFGTSIQLIGRKRKIIYQIEMGIRGYHTSSSSIEKSYNMWIPSPSIGIYYAPKRNLQFRINYDYIGDIPTIADLSETNQWIDTKLVYHGNSTLKPYKKHDLYITGVTNNKYLNLSLKLGYSYSPDRICNYFIDTENYVLETIVNLKHYSVLSSQLDFTIKPLGKNVWTIWSRVIGAKVHGRGENYKWDGYRFQWMMNSRINLKKWTFEIFYQYPGKIAEGQLIRPRAECWSIGALYRPIKDLSLGIDWFMPFGKSFNESERTVGSAIVQNFSQIRIKDRANMISVSLSWNFSFGKNQNRATPQFDNGDADSGLLKK, from the coding sequence GTGAAAAAATTACGACAAATAGCTATTGCTATTACATTTTGTTTCTCTTTAATGCCCCTTATTACATTTGGCAAGAACATTTTCATCCAAAACGAAAATTTAGAGCCAATCAAAGGAGCCAGCGTTACTACATACAACAACCAAATGGATTCTTTGGGACATTTTATGTCTGCCGAAGATGGTTTGTGTAATATACTAATTACACAAACAACCACAAACCTAATAATTGAGCATCCTGAATATTCGTCACGTCTTGTAAACCTATCCTCCTCTTTTAATGATACAATAACACTTATGAAGAATTCTGTATCATTAAAAGAGATAGTTGTTAATGGAGATCTAATGACTCAGCACTTAACCCATCAGAGCTATAAAATTCCTTTAACATCTATGGAAAAATACTCCAATTTTTTTCAGTCACTAAATGAGATACCAAATCTTGTAGTTCTTGGTTCTGGAGCTTTATTTTATGAAGGAAACCAAAATGTAGTACTTCTTCTCAATGGAGTTGAAACCACACAAATAGAATTATCATCTTTGTCTAAAGATGATATAAAAAATGTGGATATATATCAAACCCCTCCTGCAAGGTTTGCTAGTCAAGGTGCGGCATCAGTTATAAATGTAATCACAAAAAGCTCTTTAACTGGAGGAAATATCAGCATAAATGCCAATCAATCGTTTTATCCATTAAAGGGCGATAATTCGATGGCAATGTTCTACAACTATAAACGATCTCGATTTTCTTTAATCTTCAATAATGAAAATCAGCATTATCGCAAGTACTCCCTAGACGAACAGTTAAACTATTCACATGACAATACAACCTATGAAAAAATAAAAGAGGGACAGGATTCAAAAAGTCATAATGACGAGAATAATCTTTCTTTATCATTCCAAAACAATAAGGCTGATTCGTATTTATATAATCTTAATATCGGAGCAGGGATAAATCATGAAAAATTAACCTTAGCTCAAAATGTAATATCCCAACAAAATGAAACTACCTTATCCGCAACCAATAACCTGTCTACTGGATTTAAGAAAATCTGGATTGCAAATTATTTTGAAAAAAATTTAGGAAAAGAATCCCATTCCGGGATTATTCTTGGGAATGTAAAGTGGCAGCGATTATTTTCAAACTACACATCATCTTATAAAGAATTTGACAGCCATAACTTACCTAATATAAACGTAGGGTCTAACTACAAAATTAGGTATGACGCTATTTTTTGTGAAGCGCAGTATGAATTCCCTTCATATTCTTGGGGGCAACTATCTATAGATGCTTATAACACTTATAAATATAGTAAGTATCTAGATTATGAATCTCCCATTTTTCAGAAAAACAATAATTTTGGAACGTCGATTCAATTAATAGGTCGTAAACGAAAAATTATATATCAAATTGAGATGGGTATCAGGGGATACCACACTTCATCTTCATCCATAGAAAAATCCTATAATATGTGGATACCTTCTCCTTCAATTGGTATATATTATGCACCTAAACGGAATTTGCAATTTAGGATAAATTATGATTATATCGGAGATATTCCAACTATAGCTGATCTAAGTGAAACCAATCAATGGATTGACACCAAATTGGTTTACCATGGAAATAGCACTCTTAAACCTTATAAAAAACATGATTTATATATAACCGGAGTAACCAACAACAAATATTTAAATCTATCATTAAAATTAGGTTATAGTTATTCTCCTGACCGTATTTGCAACTACTTTATAGACACAGAGAATTATGTTTTAGAAACCATTGTAAATCTAAAGCATTATTCTGTATTATCTAGTCAATTAGACTTCACAATCAAGCCATTAGGTAAAAATGTATGGACAATATGGTCGCGAGTCATAGGGGCTAAAGTTCATGGTCGCGGAGAAAACTACAAGTGGGATGGTTATAGATTCCAATGGATGATGAATTCAAGAATTAACCTAAAAAAATGGACTTTCGAAATTTTCTATCAATATCCCGGAAAAATAGCCGAAGGACAATTAATAAGACCTAGAGCCGAGTGCTGGTCTATCGGAGCTCTTTATAGACCCATAAAAGATCTATCATTAGGAATTGATTGGTTTATGCCTTTTGGAAAATCGTTTAATGAAAGTGAGCGGACTGTTGGATCTGCAATTGTTCAGAACTTCTCTCAGATACGAATAAAGGATCGAGCCAACATGATTAGTGTTTCATTATCTTGGAATTTTTCATTCGGGAAAAACCAAAATAGGGCAACTCCTCAATTTGATAATGGTGATGCAGACTCTGGCTTATTAAAAAAATAA
- a CDS encoding peptidase domain-containing ABC transporter, translated as MRAFKFIKQLDSMQCGLACMAMICYHWGQEYSVKFLNKFCTASKDGVSFKGLSDLSDTLGLHCISGKVSIQELRECPLPAILHWNQNHFIVLYKIKNNKFYIADPSKGKLVLNETEFSQHFISLTSDNKEKGLAMFFEPTEKFGIIKDDTINNERNFKFLSKYIFKHKLYFIQIIVGMIFACCMQLLFPFLTQSIVDTGIHTKNIGLIWLILIGELTIVIGRTITDVIRNWLLLHISMRINISIVSDFFIKLLKLPMSFFDTKLMGDIFQRISDHDRIQKFLTSQILKISFAVLSFFIFGIVLCYYNITVFLIFLIGSFLYATWITLFLRKRRKIDYNLFEQQAANQNRTYQFITGIQEIKLQNCEIRRRLEWEDTQADLFKVQMDSLKLQLQQESGGVFINEIKNIVITVITATCVISGDMSLGMMLAVQYIIGQLNSPIEQVVAFIYSLQDVKISLERINEIHNAENEDNHIKNNITNLSDKTITIKNLSFSYDSHALTKTLDNITLNIPSGKITAIVGSSGSGKTTLIKLILGYYSNISGSILIQNQDIRNINLKDWRSHCGVVMQDGVIFSESIARNIAVEDGDIDYTRLEYAAQIANIHDYIMSLPLKYNTQIGRDGMGLSQGQKQRILIARAVYKNPDFIFLDEATNALDAKNEKIIVENLNKFYSGKTVVVVAHRLSTVKNADQIIVIDEGKVVESGEHYSLIAQKGKYYNLIHNQLELGL; from the coding sequence ATGCGAGCATTTAAGTTTATAAAGCAACTCGATTCCATGCAATGTGGTTTAGCTTGCATGGCTATGATCTGTTATCATTGGGGACAAGAGTATTCAGTCAAGTTTTTAAATAAATTTTGTACTGCCTCAAAAGACGGAGTTTCATTTAAAGGATTATCTGACCTCTCGGATACATTGGGACTACACTGTATTTCTGGCAAAGTAAGTATACAGGAACTTAGAGAATGCCCTTTACCAGCAATACTTCATTGGAATCAAAATCACTTTATTGTTCTTTATAAAATAAAGAACAATAAATTTTATATTGCCGATCCATCAAAAGGAAAATTAGTTCTCAATGAGACAGAGTTTAGTCAGCATTTTATTTCCTTAACGTCTGATAATAAAGAAAAAGGGTTAGCAATGTTTTTTGAACCCACAGAGAAATTCGGGATTATAAAAGATGACACCATTAATAATGAACGTAATTTCAAGTTCTTATCAAAATATATTTTTAAACACAAGCTATATTTTATCCAGATTATAGTAGGTATGATTTTTGCATGTTGTATGCAATTATTATTTCCATTTCTAACTCAATCAATTGTCGACACTGGAATTCACACTAAAAATATTGGTTTAATTTGGCTCATTCTAATTGGGGAACTCACAATAGTCATTGGACGAACTATAACCGACGTCATACGAAATTGGCTATTACTCCATATTTCAATGAGAATAAATATATCTATTGTTAGTGACTTTTTTATAAAGTTGCTTAAACTTCCAATGTCATTCTTTGATACAAAATTAATGGGGGATATCTTTCAAAGAATTAGTGACCATGATAGAATTCAAAAATTTCTCACATCTCAAATACTTAAAATTTCTTTTGCTGTTCTGAGTTTCTTCATTTTTGGCATTGTTCTGTGCTATTATAATATAACCGTATTTCTTATTTTCCTTATTGGAAGTTTCTTATACGCTACATGGATAACTCTTTTCCTTAGGAAGCGTAGAAAAATAGATTATAATCTATTCGAGCAACAAGCTGCTAATCAAAATAGAACATATCAATTCATTACAGGAATACAAGAAATTAAATTACAAAATTGTGAAATTCGCCGTCGTCTTGAATGGGAAGATACTCAGGCCGACTTATTTAAAGTTCAAATGGATTCTCTTAAATTACAGCTACAACAAGAATCCGGAGGTGTCTTTATAAATGAAATTAAGAATATAGTAATCACAGTGATAACTGCTACATGTGTCATTTCCGGCGATATGAGTTTAGGTATGATGCTTGCAGTTCAATACATTATCGGTCAACTTAATAGTCCTATAGAGCAAGTTGTAGCGTTTATTTACTCGCTTCAAGATGTGAAAATATCACTTGAACGAATAAATGAAATTCATAATGCTGAAAATGAGGATAACCACATTAAGAATAACATAACAAATCTATCAGACAAAACAATAACCATCAAGAATCTTAGTTTTTCATACGATTCCCACGCTCTAACTAAAACCCTTGATAACATCACCCTTAACATCCCATCTGGAAAGATTACTGCTATTGTTGGTAGTTCAGGTAGCGGAAAAACTACTTTAATAAAATTAATACTTGGATATTATTCCAATATCTCTGGTAGTATCCTTATCCAAAATCAAGATATTAGAAATATAAACCTAAAAGATTGGAGAAGTCACTGTGGTGTTGTAATGCAAGATGGAGTTATATTTTCCGAATCTATAGCACGAAATATTGCAGTAGAAGATGGAGACATTGATTATACACGTCTTGAATACGCAGCACAAATAGCTAATATTCATGACTACATTATGAGCCTTCCATTGAAATACAACACTCAGATAGGACGAGACGGTATGGGTCTTAGCCAAGGTCAGAAGCAGCGCATTCTGATTGCCAGAGCTGTATATAAGAATCCGGATTTTATCTTCCTTGATGAAGCAACAAATGCCCTAGATGCAAAGAATGAGAAGATAATTGTAGAAAATTTAAATAAATTTTATAGTGGAAAAACAGTTGTAGTTGTAGCTCATCGTTTATCTACCGTAAAGAATGCAGATCAAATCATTGTGATAGACGAAGGGAAAGTTGTTGAATCAGGAGAACATTATTCCTTGATAGCACAAAAAGGTAAGTATTATAACCTAATCCATAATCAATTAGAACTCGGCTTATAA